One genomic region from Desulfovibrio sp. Huiquan2017 encodes:
- a CDS encoding hybrid sensor histidine kinase/response regulator has protein sequence MTKTETILLVDDQPENISIMIEALSSRYTLLAATDGATALERAAGEPRPDLILLDVMMPGMSGHEVCRKLKHDPATRDIPVIFVTSLDAPDDEARGLGIGASDYIAKPISPPVVQARVRAHLDLKRAREQLLHQNEALEERVRERTAEVIRAQRERVESLKHFADAMAHQIRNPVMAIGGIAGLLMRKAPEGSPLSSYAEAVREDSLRLESLVGVISEYVSLSAGEFRQAEAAELMGAALKGAQGLAASMGRELLVDSDLQSGRVQVDERIVVKALNEIVVNALEFALEDRVRLTIRGGPGQFGEELAEAGLTGPGRIRYGIRIEDDGPGIDKAVLPYVTDPFFSTKAQGAGMGLTKVKRVVCDEQGGTLLILSPAGAGGAARPGTAVILDLPLAREKG, from the coding sequence ATGACCAAGACCGAAACCATACTCCTGGTGGACGACCAGCCCGAGAACATCAGCATCATGATCGAGGCGCTGTCTTCCCGATACACCCTGTTGGCGGCCACCGACGGGGCCACGGCCCTGGAACGCGCGGCGGGCGAACCCAGGCCGGATCTTATCCTTTTGGATGTGATGATGCCGGGCATGAGCGGCCATGAGGTCTGCCGCAAGCTCAAGCACGACCCGGCCACCCGGGATATCCCGGTCATCTTCGTGACCTCGCTGGACGCGCCGGATGACGAGGCCCGGGGATTGGGCATCGGGGCCTCGGACTACATCGCCAAGCCCATCAGCCCGCCCGTGGTCCAGGCCAGGGTGCGGGCGCATCTCGATCTCAAGCGGGCCCGAGAGCAATTGCTGCATCAGAACGAAGCCCTGGAGGAGCGGGTCAGAGAACGGACCGCCGAGGTGATCCGGGCCCAGCGGGAGCGGGTGGAGAGCCTCAAGCATTTCGCCGACGCCATGGCGCATCAGATCCGCAACCCGGTCATGGCCATCGGCGGCATCGCCGGGCTGCTCATGCGCAAGGCCCCGGAGGGCAGCCCCTTGTCTTCCTATGCCGAGGCCGTGCGCGAGGACAGCCTGCGCCTGGAGAGTCTGGTGGGGGTGATCAGCGAGTACGTTTCCCTGTCCGCCGGGGAATTTCGCCAGGCCGAGGCGGCCGAGCTCATGGGAGCGGCCCTTAAGGGCGCGCAAGGGCTTGCGGCGTCAATGGGGCGGGAGCTTCTGGTGGATAGCGATTTGCAATCCGGCCGGGTCCAAGTGGATGAGCGCATCGTGGTCAAGGCCCTGAACGAAATCGTGGTCAACGCCCTGGAGTTCGCCCTGGAGGACCGTGTGCGACTGACCATCCGGGGCGGGCCGGGCCAGTTCGGCGAGGAACTGGCCGAGGCCGGGCTGACCGGTCCGGGGCGCATCCGTTACGGCATCCGCATCGAAGATGACGGGCCCGGCATCGACAAGGCGGTCCTGCCGTATGTGACCGATCCCTTTTTCTCCACCAAGGCGCAGGGCGCGGGCATGGGATTGACCAAGGTCAAGCGGGTTGTCTGCGACGAGCAAGGCGGCACTTTGCTGATCCTGTCGCCCGCGGGGGCGGGCGGCGCAGCGCGGCCCGGGACGGCGGTCATCTTGGACCTGCCCCTTGCCCGGGAGAAGGGCTAA
- the hslV gene encoding ATP-dependent protease subunit HslV has protein sequence MELRGTTIIAVKDENGTAVAGDGQVTLGQSVAMKHTARKVRRIYKDKVTIGFAGATADAFTLSERFESKLETYSGNLLRAAVELAKDWRTDKYLRKLEAMLLVADGEHILIISGTGDVIEPDDGVAAIGSGGSYALAAARALQQNTDLPAETIARKAMEIAADICVYTNNHITIETQAK, from the coding sequence ATGGAACTCAGAGGAACGACCATCATAGCGGTCAAGGACGAAAACGGCACCGCCGTGGCCGGCGACGGCCAGGTGACCCTCGGCCAGAGCGTGGCCATGAAGCACACGGCCCGCAAGGTCCGGCGCATCTACAAGGACAAGGTGACCATCGGCTTCGCCGGAGCCACCGCTGATGCATTCACCTTGTCCGAGCGGTTCGAGTCCAAGCTCGAAACCTACTCCGGCAACCTGCTCCGGGCCGCCGTGGAACTGGCCAAGGACTGGCGCACGGACAAATACCTGCGCAAGCTCGAAGCCATGTTGCTGGTCGCCGACGGCGAGCACATCCTGATCATCTCCGGCACCGGCGACGTCATCGAACCCGACGACGGCGTGGCCGCCATCGGTTCGGGCGGGTCCTACGCCCTGGCCGCAGCCCGCGCCCTGCAGCAGAACACCGATCTTCCTGCGGAAACCATCGCCCGCAAGGCCATGGAAATCGCCGCCGACATCTGCGTCTACACCAACAACCACATCACCATCGAGACGCAGGCGAAGTAG
- a CDS encoding chloride channel protein, with protein sequence MPFTRLISYWKDFVKSYRTVTSFRWLVIGVVVGALSGLVAVGFFWLVESGKFLIQHQLAGIVSPDPAGEGIFEGPAGQYRPWIIPAFTTGTALLTGWLVKTFIPETINGGTDGTDATINAFHNSGGIIKARVAIIKGLCSVLTIASGGSAGREGPITQMGAGIGAWLAKILNMSAKERRMLLLAGAAGGLGAIFRAPLGGALTAVEVIYREDFESEAILPSVMSSVVSYSIFTFFYGTEPIFGIPRFSFHDPRELIFYALLALVCAAVGWLYVKTFYTIKYHIFFPLKEKIGLVWSMGLGGLTMGLLGILYPYTATHGMVTGGILSGGYGWLELAILGQIPALGMCYIIIGKTVATSVTIGSGMSGGMFAPALFVGGMSGGLVGKFGHHFFPNIVTQPGAYILVGMAAFFAGVANAPIGPLIMVTELTQGYGLLAPLMLASALCIVLGRGYSLYEHQVENKFDSPAHAEDATINVLEQMHVSDFYNPGDVIVLEEGTTLKALTDIIAHSDQFYFPVRSQDGTYVGMVSIHNVRNWMFEEDLHELVVVRDLMSRPVYVRPDYDLYQALLRFVNTDYGQIPVVSETDTSDILGLINRDDVFLAYAEAIAEVKGESKEEAALAAELQSPAKTR encoded by the coding sequence ATGCCGTTTACCCGTCTGATCAGTTACTGGAAAGATTTCGTCAAATCCTACCGCACCGTGACCTCCTTCCGCTGGTTGGTCATCGGCGTGGTCGTCGGTGCCCTGTCCGGTCTGGTGGCCGTGGGCTTCTTCTGGCTGGTGGAGAGCGGCAAGTTCCTCATCCAGCACCAGTTGGCCGGCATCGTCTCTCCGGACCCGGCGGGCGAGGGCATCTTCGAAGGCCCCGCCGGACAGTACCGGCCATGGATCATCCCGGCCTTCACCACGGGCACGGCCCTGCTCACCGGCTGGCTGGTCAAGACCTTCATCCCCGAGACCATCAACGGCGGCACCGACGGCACCGACGCGACCATCAACGCCTTCCACAACAGCGGCGGCATCATCAAGGCCCGGGTGGCCATCATCAAGGGGCTGTGCTCGGTCCTGACCATCGCCTCGGGCGGCTCCGCCGGACGCGAGGGCCCCATCACCCAGATGGGCGCGGGCATCGGCGCCTGGCTGGCCAAGATCCTGAACATGTCCGCCAAGGAGCGGCGCATGCTCCTGCTGGCCGGTGCGGCGGGCGGCCTGGGTGCCATCTTCCGCGCTCCGCTCGGCGGCGCCCTGACCGCGGTCGAAGTCATCTACCGCGAGGACTTCGAGTCCGAGGCCATCCTGCCTTCGGTCATGAGTTCGGTGGTCTCCTACTCCATCTTCACTTTCTTTTACGGCACGGAGCCCATCTTCGGCATTCCGCGCTTCAGCTTTCACGACCCCCGGGAGCTGATATTCTATGCCCTGCTCGCCCTTGTCTGCGCCGCAGTGGGCTGGCTGTACGTGAAGACCTTCTACACCATAAAATATCATATTTTCTTCCCGCTCAAGGAGAAGATCGGCCTGGTCTGGTCCATGGGATTGGGCGGCCTGACCATGGGCCTGCTCGGCATCCTCTACCCCTACACCGCCACCCACGGCATGGTCACCGGCGGCATCCTGTCCGGCGGCTACGGCTGGCTGGAGCTGGCCATCCTCGGCCAAATTCCGGCCCTGGGCATGTGCTACATCATCATCGGCAAGACCGTGGCCACCTCGGTGACCATCGGCTCGGGCATGTCCGGCGGCATGTTCGCGCCCGCCCTGTTCGTGGGCGGCATGTCCGGCGGCCTGGTGGGCAAATTCGGCCACCACTTCTTCCCGAACATCGTCACTCAGCCCGGCGCGTACATCCTGGTCGGCATGGCAGCCTTCTTCGCGGGCGTGGCCAACGCCCCCATCGGCCCGCTGATCATGGTCACCGAACTGACCCAGGGTTACGGCCTGCTCGCCCCGCTCATGCTCGCCTCGGCCCTGTGCATTGTGCTCGGCCGCGGCTACTCGCTCTACGAGCACCAGGTGGAAAACAAATTCGATTCCCCGGCCCACGCCGAGGACGCGACCATCAATGTCCTCGAACAGATGCACGTGTCGGACTTCTACAACCCGGGCGACGTCATCGTCCTGGAAGAGGGAACGACCCTGAAAGCGCTGACCGACATCATCGCCCACTCGGACCAATTCTACTTCCCGGTACGCAGCCAGGACGGCACTTACGTGGGCATGGTCTCCATCCACAACGTGCGCAATTGGATGTTCGAGGAGGATCTGCACGAGCTGGTAGTGGTCCGCGACCTCATGTCCCGGCCGGTCTACGTGCGCCCGGACTACGACCTGTACCAGGCCCTGCTCCGCTTCGTGAACACGGACTACGGCCAGATTCCGGTGGTCTCCGAGACCGACACCTCGGACATCCTCGGACTGATCAACCGCGACGACGTGTTCCTGGCCTACGCCGAAGCCATCGCCGAAGTGAAGGGCGAGAGCAAGGAAGAGGCCGCCCTCGCCGCGGAATTGCAGAGCCCCGCCAAGACGCGTTAG
- a CDS encoding 4-oxalocrotonate tautomerase family protein, with product MPFVNIRITNEGATTEQKQRLIQGVTDLLADVLGKNPKTTFVIIDEVDTDNWGIGGESVTKLRKK from the coding sequence ATGCCGTTCGTGAACATCCGCATCACCAACGAAGGCGCAACCACGGAACAGAAACAGCGGCTGATTCAAGGTGTGACCGACCTGCTGGCCGACGTGCTCGGCAAAAACCCCAAGACCACCTTCGTCATCATCGACGAGGTGGACACGGACAACTGGGGCATCGGTGGCGAGTCCGTCACCAAGTTGAGGAAGAAATAG
- the hslU gene encoding ATP-dependent protease ATPase subunit HslU: protein MSNLTPREIVSELDKYIIGQNAAKRMVAIAMRNRWRRQQLDPELRDEIAPKNIILMGPTGVGKTEIARRLARLTNCPFFKVEATKFTEVGYVGRDVESMIRDLMEIGVNMVRKEETEKVRIKAEKNAEERLLDLLLPGKKPQSSGPMGFFQGGQDGEVEKIEPPKDDDTREKFRQMFRAGQLDEREVEMQVTVQSGASVEIMAIPGMEEMGSNLQNAFSNMFPGKRKARKMKIKDAYQLLIDEEADKLIDPDAVNELARERVEQQGILFIDEMDKIASRHDQAGGGSADVSREGVQRDLLPIVEGSVVNTKYGMVKTDHILFIAAGAFHFAKPSDLIPELQGRFPLREELASLHKEEFYQILTEPKNALTVQYKALLKTEGVEVDYTREALEEISAMAEKINEETENIGARRLYTIMEKILADLSFEAPDKSGNKVVIDRDYVVAQLGEVVEDRDLSRYIL from the coding sequence ATGAGCAATCTGACCCCCAGAGAAATCGTATCGGAACTGGACAAATACATCATCGGCCAGAACGCGGCCAAACGCATGGTGGCCATCGCCATGCGCAACCGCTGGCGCAGGCAGCAGCTCGACCCGGAGCTGCGCGACGAAATAGCGCCCAAGAACATCATCCTGATGGGCCCCACGGGCGTGGGCAAGACCGAGATCGCCCGGCGGCTGGCCCGACTGACCAACTGCCCGTTCTTCAAGGTGGAGGCCACCAAGTTCACCGAAGTGGGCTACGTGGGCCGCGACGTGGAATCCATGATCCGCGACCTCATGGAGATCGGCGTGAACATGGTCCGCAAGGAAGAGACCGAAAAGGTCCGCATCAAAGCCGAGAAAAACGCCGAAGAACGTCTGCTGGACCTGCTCCTGCCGGGCAAAAAACCGCAGTCCTCCGGGCCCATGGGCTTTTTCCAGGGCGGGCAGGATGGCGAAGTGGAAAAGATTGAGCCGCCCAAGGATGACGATACCCGCGAGAAGTTCCGCCAGATGTTCCGCGCGGGCCAATTGGACGAACGCGAAGTGGAGATGCAGGTCACGGTCCAAAGCGGCGCCAGCGTCGAGATCATGGCCATCCCCGGCATGGAGGAGATGGGATCCAACCTGCAAAACGCCTTCTCCAACATGTTCCCGGGCAAACGCAAGGCCCGCAAGATGAAGATCAAGGACGCCTATCAACTGCTCATCGACGAGGAAGCCGACAAGCTCATCGACCCCGACGCGGTCAACGAATTGGCCCGGGAACGCGTGGAGCAGCAAGGCATCCTGTTCATCGACGAGATGGACAAGATCGCTTCGCGCCACGACCAGGCGGGCGGCGGCTCGGCAGACGTATCGCGCGAAGGCGTCCAGCGCGACCTTTTGCCCATCGTCGAGGGCAGCGTGGTCAACACCAAGTACGGCATGGTCAAGACCGACCACATCCTGTTCATCGCGGCAGGCGCCTTCCATTTCGCCAAGCCGTCGGACCTCATCCCCGAACTCCAGGGCCGCTTCCCCCTGCGCGAAGAGCTGGCCTCCCTGCACAAGGAGGAGTTTTACCAGATCCTGACCGAGCCCAAAAACGCCCTGACCGTGCAGTACAAGGCCCTGCTCAAGACCGAAGGCGTGGAGGTGGACTACACCCGCGAAGCGCTGGAGGAGATCTCCGCTATGGCCGAGAAGATCAACGAGGAAACCGAGAACATCGGCGCACGTCGGCTCTACACCATCATGGAGAAGATCCTGGCCGACCTTTCCTTCGAAGCCCCGGACAAATCCGGCAACAAGGTGGTCATCGACCGCGACTACGTCGTGGCCCAACTCGGCGAGGTCGTCGAGGACCGCGACCTGTCGCGCTACATCCTGTAG
- a CDS encoding O-acetyl-ADP-ribose deacetylase: MQKSWSAGPGRITVHKGDITRLSVDAIVNAANSRLAGGGGVDGAIHRAAGIDLLQAACREIIREIGSLPPGEAVITPGFGLSARHIIHTVGPIWRGGANREPELLGNAYRNSMALAHQHDIKTLAFPAISCGVYGYPVEDAARIALAALRQGLETELVGEAVMVLYSEAAFHTWSRIAEDIL, from the coding sequence ATGCAGAAATCATGGAGCGCAGGCCCCGGGCGAATCACCGTCCACAAGGGCGACATAACCCGGCTGTCCGTGGACGCCATCGTCAACGCGGCCAACTCCAGACTCGCCGGAGGCGGCGGCGTGGACGGGGCCATCCACCGCGCCGCAGGCATCGACCTCCTCCAGGCGGCCTGCCGGGAGATCATCCGCGAGATTGGTTCCCTGCCCCCGGGCGAGGCGGTCATCACGCCCGGTTTCGGCCTGTCCGCACGCCATATCATCCACACCGTCGGGCCCATCTGGCGCGGCGGCGCAAACCGCGAGCCCGAATTGCTCGGCAACGCCTACCGGAACAGCATGGCGCTCGCCCACCAACACGACATAAAGACCCTGGCCTTCCCGGCCATCTCCTGCGGCGTCTACGGCTACCCGGTCGAGGACGCGGCGCGCATTGCGCTCGCTGCCCTGAGGCAGGGGCTCGAAACGGAGCTGGTTGGCGAGGCGGTCATGGTCCTGTACAGCGAGGCGGCCTTCCACACATGGTCGCGCATCGCCGAAGACATCCTGTAA
- a CDS encoding HAMP domain-containing sensor histidine kinase: MAADEKHDQTARIPNGLLHQIFARHRMPRSYPLLGILILAMLCAVGLPLVNALVIYPGYTRIMVDTFEDGARRLTALTIPPSIKHTPLGPTILDTPRFLADVYRLETDFGLLAVRVFAPDGRILYSTDTAEIGTKETKPVFTDHIAKGRQYAHLDILRSDPVQGRPSAIDTVAAFAPVMRGDNFMGAFELVFDVTEPMHQLERFNLYATVGSFVICFALLGVVLLLIRQEVAKEHSRRQAAKLREDVEQITRHDIKTPLLGVLNGITYLENFTTLDPEQREMLDDMRRVANTGMDLISRSLDLYRMETGVYEYTPADVDVLFVCRRLTEDLSELARSKGVAVETAFGGRPLRPEDALTISTEVNLLYAILANLLKNAIEASGPGDTVSISLRADGEFFAAVHNPAPVPESMRAKFFEKYATAGKRTGTGLGTYSARLMVEVMGGRIDLDLSMEHGTTVTVALPLQPRTRAEE, encoded by the coding sequence ATGGCCGCAGACGAAAAACACGACCAGACTGCCCGTATCCCCAATGGGTTGCTTCACCAGATCTTCGCCCGACACCGGATGCCTCGTAGCTACCCGCTGCTCGGCATCCTGATCCTGGCCATGCTCTGCGCCGTGGGCCTGCCCTTGGTCAACGCCCTGGTCATCTATCCCGGCTATACCAGGATCATGGTCGACACCTTCGAGGATGGGGCCCGGCGGCTTACCGCATTGACCATCCCTCCGTCCATCAAACACACCCCCCTGGGCCCAACGATCCTCGACACTCCCCGGTTCCTGGCCGACGTCTACCGGCTGGAAACGGACTTCGGCCTGCTCGCGGTCCGCGTGTTCGCCCCGGACGGCCGAATCCTCTATTCCACGGACACGGCCGAAATCGGCACGAAGGAAACCAAGCCGGTCTTCACGGACCATATCGCCAAGGGCAGGCAATACGCCCATCTCGACATCCTGCGCAGCGACCCTGTCCAGGGACGGCCCTCGGCCATAGACACCGTGGCGGCTTTTGCACCGGTCATGCGTGGCGACAACTTCATGGGGGCCTTTGAGCTGGTCTTCGACGTGACCGAGCCCATGCATCAACTGGAGCGCTTCAACCTCTACGCCACGGTGGGCTCCTTCGTCATCTGCTTCGCCCTGCTTGGCGTGGTCCTGCTCCTGATCCGCCAGGAAGTCGCCAAGGAACACTCGCGGCGCCAAGCCGCAAAATTACGCGAGGACGTGGAGCAAATCACCCGCCACGACATCAAAACCCCGCTGCTGGGGGTGCTCAACGGCATCACCTACCTGGAAAATTTCACCACCCTGGACCCGGAACAACGGGAGATGCTCGACGACATGCGCCGGGTCGCCAACACCGGCATGGACCTGATCAGCCGGTCCCTGGACCTCTACCGGATGGAGACCGGCGTCTATGAATACACGCCCGCCGACGTGGATGTCCTGTTCGTGTGCCGCCGACTGACGGAGGATCTGTCCGAGCTGGCCCGCTCCAAGGGCGTTGCCGTGGAGACCGCCTTCGGAGGACGTCCCCTGCGCCCGGAAGACGCCCTGACCATCTCCACCGAGGTCAATCTGCTCTATGCGATCCTGGCCAATCTGCTCAAAAACGCCATTGAGGCGTCCGGCCCCGGCGACACGGTCTCCATATCCCTGCGCGCCGACGGGGAATTTTTCGCCGCCGTGCACAACCCCGCCCCCGTGCCCGAGTCCATGCGCGCCAAATTCTTCGAAAAATACGCCACGGCAGGAAAGCGTACCGGCACAGGACTCGGGACCTATTCAGCCCGGCTCATGGTCGAGGTCATGGGCGGGCGCATCGACCTGGACTTGTCCATGGAACACGGCACCACCGTGACCGTGGCCCTGCCTCTGCAACCCCGAACCAGAGCCGAGGAGTAA
- a CDS encoding acetate--CoA ligase: MTLKDNLHAFFNPGAVAVIGASSTPGKVGHTVVANMLSAGYTGKLLPVNPKGGEIEGLPVVPDIGDLPRGLDLAVIAVPPRFVVEAVRQLGEIGAKSAIVITAGFKEAGKEGYDLEQELKAVCEKYRISLLGPNCLGMINGAAGVNASFAAGLPGLGSIAFFSQSGALCVAILDWALGANIGFSKFVSLGNKAVLDEADMLDYLNRDEATKVILGYIENVEHGEAFLKEARRASLNKPVIMIKAGTTAAGAKAASSHTGAIAGSDQSYTAAFHQSGVIRVGDVATLFNLAQAFSSQPLPKGPNLAVVTNAGGPGILAADAADRSRLSMAELSPRTIEKLQGFLPSYAAFYNPVDIVADADAKRYRQTLDVVGEDPMVHSILVLLTPTASVEIDKAAEAVIRTARKWAKPVFACFMGKTKVAGARKMLMEAGVPCYAFPEPAVHSIETMYQYYLWKHRPEPEYAEVERDMTAVRRVIDDHLRRRQAEVVEFEARHILQAYGLPTPQTRLARTSDEAVAAAEEIGYPVVLKIASPNISHKTDVGGVKVNLRSAREVLDTFKEITARAQRMRRDAYIAGCLVQEMAPPGVREVIIGFKRDEQFGPMLMFGLGGVYVEILKDISFKLAPLSKQDAFEIVREIKSYMLLKGLKGDKPVNFAALERIIMVMSKLAMDLPEVLEAEFNPVLVNNERAMVADVRMTLSV; this comes from the coding sequence TTGACTCTCAAGGACAATCTGCACGCTTTTTTCAACCCCGGCGCCGTGGCCGTCATCGGGGCTTCCTCCACTCCCGGCAAGGTCGGCCACACCGTTGTGGCGAACATGCTCTCGGCCGGCTATACCGGCAAGCTTTTGCCTGTGAATCCCAAGGGCGGCGAAATCGAGGGGCTGCCGGTGGTCCCGGACATCGGCGACTTGCCGCGCGGCCTGGATTTGGCCGTCATTGCGGTCCCGCCCCGGTTCGTCGTCGAGGCCGTGCGCCAGCTCGGAGAGATCGGGGCCAAGTCGGCCATCGTCATCACCGCCGGATTCAAGGAAGCGGGCAAGGAAGGCTACGATCTCGAGCAGGAGCTCAAGGCGGTCTGCGAGAAGTATCGCATCAGCCTGCTCGGTCCCAATTGCTTGGGCATGATCAACGGCGCGGCCGGGGTCAACGCCTCGTTTGCGGCGGGCCTGCCCGGGCTTGGTTCCATCGCCTTCTTTTCCCAGTCCGGTGCCCTGTGCGTGGCCATCCTGGACTGGGCCCTTGGCGCGAACATCGGCTTTTCAAAATTCGTGTCCCTGGGCAACAAGGCGGTCCTGGACGAAGCGGACATGCTCGATTATCTCAACCGGGACGAGGCCACCAAAGTCATCCTCGGCTACATTGAAAACGTGGAGCACGGCGAGGCCTTTCTCAAGGAGGCCCGGCGGGCCAGCCTGAACAAGCCGGTGATCATGATCAAGGCGGGCACCACGGCGGCCGGGGCCAAGGCGGCCAGCTCCCATACCGGGGCCATCGCCGGATCGGACCAGAGCTACACGGCGGCCTTTCACCAGTCGGGGGTCATCCGGGTGGGCGACGTGGCCACCCTGTTCAACCTGGCCCAGGCCTTTTCCTCCCAACCCCTGCCCAAGGGGCCGAATCTTGCCGTGGTCACCAACGCGGGCGGCCCCGGCATCCTGGCCGCGGACGCGGCGGACCGCTCCCGGCTGTCCATGGCCGAGCTTTCCCCCCGGACCATCGAGAAACTGCAAGGTTTCCTTCCCAGCTACGCGGCCTTCTACAACCCTGTGGACATCGTGGCCGACGCCGACGCCAAGCGGTACCGGCAGACCCTGGATGTCGTCGGCGAGGACCCCATGGTCCATTCCATCCTCGTCCTGCTCACGCCCACGGCTTCGGTGGAGATCGACAAGGCCGCCGAGGCGGTCATCCGTACGGCCCGCAAGTGGGCCAAGCCGGTCTTTGCCTGTTTCATGGGCAAAACCAAGGTGGCCGGAGCCCGTAAGATGCTCATGGAGGCGGGCGTGCCGTGTTATGCCTTCCCTGAGCCTGCGGTCCATTCCATCGAGACCATGTATCAGTATTATTTGTGGAAGCATCGTCCCGAGCCCGAGTACGCCGAGGTCGAGCGGGACATGACGGCGGTGCGGCGGGTCATCGACGACCACCTGCGCCGCCGACAGGCCGAGGTGGTGGAATTCGAGGCCCGACATATCCTTCAGGCCTATGGGCTGCCCACTCCCCAAACCAGGCTGGCGCGCACCTCGGACGAGGCTGTGGCTGCCGCCGAGGAGATCGGCTATCCCGTGGTCCTCAAGATTGCCTCGCCGAACATTTCGCACAAGACCGACGTGGGCGGAGTCAAGGTCAATCTGCGAAGCGCCCGCGAGGTCCTGGATACCTTCAAGGAGATCACGGCCCGGGCACAGCGCATGCGCCGCGACGCCTACATAGCGGGCTGCCTGGTCCAGGAAATGGCCCCTCCGGGCGTGCGGGAAGTGATCATCGGGTTCAAGCGGGACGAGCAGTTCGGGCCCATGCTCATGTTCGGGCTGGGCGGGGTGTACGTGGAGATCCTGAAGGACATTTCCTTCAAGCTCGCGCCCCTGTCCAAGCAGGACGCCTTCGAGATCGTGCGCGAGATCAAATCCTACATGCTGCTCAAGGGACTCAAGGGCGACAAGCCCGTGAATTTCGCCGCGCTGGAGCGGATCATCATGGTCATGTCCAAGCTGGCCATGGACCTGCCCGAGGTGCTTGAGGCCGAATTCAATCCGGTCCTGGTCAACAACGAGCGGGCCATGGTGGCCGACGTGCGCATGACCCTGAGCGTGTAG
- a CDS encoding bifunctional riboflavin kinase/FAD synthetase, producing the protein MIVARTIQDIRDVIAGSCVTIGNFDGVHKGHQKLIELACERAKARDLVSVVVTFDPHPLRVLRNDRTPPFITLTEQKLEIISQFGPQVCLLLEFTMDMARLSPEQFVKTYLVDGLNVKDMIIGYDYHLGKGRAGNFETLCALGEKYGFTVDRLDPVTIDNAVVSSTRIRDLVQAGHVWAVRPLLGRFYQVKGEVVHGMNRGGKLLGFPTANLKLVDELFPKPGVYAIWAEAGEAVYEGVANIGKNPTFGNDALSVEAHLLDFSGDIYGDEIRVHFVQRIRDEKKFNSLDELKDRIARDVELGRRILAQPEAAIKLTHPNFGRCAEVR; encoded by the coding sequence ATGATCGTCGCAAGGACCATACAGGACATCCGGGACGTCATTGCCGGGTCATGCGTGACCATCGGCAATTTCGACGGAGTCCACAAAGGTCATCAAAAACTCATCGAGCTGGCCTGCGAACGGGCCAAGGCCCGGGATCTCGTCAGCGTTGTCGTGACCTTCGATCCCCATCCACTGCGGGTGCTGCGTAACGACCGCACCCCGCCGTTCATCACCCTGACCGAACAGAAGCTGGAAATCATCTCCCAATTCGGCCCACAGGTCTGCCTGCTGCTCGAATTTACCATGGACATGGCCCGGCTCTCGCCCGAACAATTCGTCAAGACCTACCTGGTGGACGGGCTGAACGTGAAGGACATGATCATCGGCTACGACTACCACCTGGGCAAGGGACGGGCCGGGAATTTCGAAACCCTGTGCGCGCTGGGCGAAAAGTACGGCTTCACCGTGGACCGGCTCGACCCGGTGACCATCGACAACGCCGTCGTCTCCTCCACCCGCATCCGCGACCTCGTCCAGGCGGGGCACGTCTGGGCGGTACGCCCCCTGCTCGGCCGGTTCTACCAGGTCAAGGGCGAGGTGGTGCACGGGATGAATCGGGGCGGTAAGCTCCTCGGCTTCCCCACGGCCAACCTCAAGCTGGTGGACGAACTCTTCCCCAAGCCCGGGGTCTACGCCATCTGGGCCGAGGCGGGCGAAGCCGTCTACGAGGGTGTGGCCAACATTGGCAAGAACCCGACCTTCGGCAACGACGCCCTGTCGGTGGAGGCTCACCTGCTCGACTTTTCCGGCGATATTTACGGAGACGAAATCCGGGTCCATTTCGTGCAGCGCATCCGCGATGAAAAGAAATTCAACAGCCTGGATGAACTCAAGGACCGCATCGCCAGGGACGTGGAACTGGGCCGCCGCATCCTCGCCCAGCCCGAAGCGGCCATCAAATTGACTCACCCCAACTTCGGCCGATGCGCGGAGGTCCGCTGA